The following coding sequences lie in one Rhea pennata isolate bPtePen1 chromosome 10, bPtePen1.pri, whole genome shotgun sequence genomic window:
- the GOLM2 gene encoding protein GOLM2 isoform X4 produces the protein MVGFGANRRGGRLPSFAFVALLVVVAVLAFNCWSASSRQALLQEELAELQSQAKRTEVARGRLEKRNADLLGKVDSHRKQLEQREADYSHLSSQLQAREGQVKKCEESKIKLQNNISYQMADIHRLKEQLAELRQEFIRQEDQLHEYKKNNTYLTRRLEYDSLQCGQQIKEMRLQHEENIKKLVDQVIREQKATQKIQSSKGTEVSLNDDDQAVSKTVLETEDKNTVKNEEPSDHAVDGKEKIKLGGDAGMPEIEDNDPAKAEDTPTALQSEGRQPVMNLPTEQPHAPNLAPGLHTDSDGNADTVKQIPPNSLQHLNFEENTENQKENKIKTDHIKLPKSRVSDLQKMKQNDEERDLQNDLVEYGKPRFSDGVL, from the exons ATGGTGGGCTTCGGGGCCAACAGGAGGGGCGGCCGTCTGCCTTCCTTCGCCTTCGTGGCGCTGCTCGTGGTGGTGGCCGTCCTCGCCTTCAACTGCTGGAGCGCCTCGTCCCGCCAGgccctgctgcaggaggagctggcggagctgcagagccaggccAAGCGCACGGAGGTGGCCCGCGGGCGGCTGGAGAAGAGGAACGCCGACCTGCTGGGCAAGGTGGACTcgcacaggaagcagctggagcagagggaggcCGACTACAGCCACCTGAGCAGCCAGCTGCAAGCCCGAGAGGGCCAGGTGAAGAAGTGCGAGGAGAGCAAG attaaGTTGCAGAACAACATATCGTATCAAATGGCAGATATACATCGTTTAAAGG AACAACTAGCAGAATTACGGCAGGAATTCATTCGTCAGGAAGATCAGCTTCATGAATACAAGAAGAATAATACTTACCTTACAAGGAGATTGGAATATGATAG tcTGCAGTGTGGGCAACAGATCAAAGAAATGAGACTgcaacatgaagaaaatataaagaaattagTGGACCAAGTTATACGGGAACAAAAG gCCACACAGAAAATTCAGTCCAGTAAAGGCACTGAAGTCAGTCTCAATGATGATGACCAAGCAGTATCTAAGACTGTTCtggaaacagaagataaaaacacagtaaagaaTGAAGAGCCTTCAGATCATGCTGTAGATGgcaaag agaaaatcAAATTAGGAGGAGATGCAGGCATGCCTGAAATAGAAGATAATGACCCTGCTAAAGCTGAAGATACTCCCACTG ctcttcaaAGCGAAGGTCGTCAACCTGTTATGAATCTGCCAACTGAACAGCCCCATGCTCCAAATCTGGCTCCAG GTTTGCACACTGATAGTGATGGAAATGCTGATACAGTGAAGCAGATACCTCCAAATTCTCTTCAGCatttaaattttgaagaaaatacagaaaatcagaaagaaaacaaaattaaaacagacCATATAAAACTTCCAAAGAGCAGAGTTAGCGACTTGCAGAAGATGAAGCAAA ATGATGAAGAACGAGATCTTCAAAATGACCTTGTTGAATATGGCAAGCCACGCTTCAGTGATGGTGTTCTTTAA
- the GOLM2 gene encoding protein GOLM2 isoform X3: MVGFGANRRGGRLPSFAFVALLVVVAVLAFNCWSASSRQALLQEELAELQSQAKRTEVARGRLEKRNADLLGKVDSHRKQLEQREADYSHLSSQLQAREGQVKKCEESKIKLQNNISYQMADIHRLKEQLAELRQEFIRQEDQLHEYKKNNTYLTRRLEYDSLQCGQQIKEMRLQHEENIKKLVDQVIREQKATQKIQSSKGTEVSLNDDDQAVSKTVLETEDKNTVKNEEPSDHAVDGKEKIKLGGDAGMPEIEDNDPAKAEDTPTALKKPLISALQSEGRQPVMNLPTEQPHAPNLAPGLHTDSDGNADTVKQIPPNSLQHLNFEENTENQKENKIKTDHIKLPKSRVSDLQKMKQNDEERDLQNDLVEYGKPRFSDGVL, translated from the exons ATGGTGGGCTTCGGGGCCAACAGGAGGGGCGGCCGTCTGCCTTCCTTCGCCTTCGTGGCGCTGCTCGTGGTGGTGGCCGTCCTCGCCTTCAACTGCTGGAGCGCCTCGTCCCGCCAGgccctgctgcaggaggagctggcggagctgcagagccaggccAAGCGCACGGAGGTGGCCCGCGGGCGGCTGGAGAAGAGGAACGCCGACCTGCTGGGCAAGGTGGACTcgcacaggaagcagctggagcagagggaggcCGACTACAGCCACCTGAGCAGCCAGCTGCAAGCCCGAGAGGGCCAGGTGAAGAAGTGCGAGGAGAGCAAG attaaGTTGCAGAACAACATATCGTATCAAATGGCAGATATACATCGTTTAAAGG AACAACTAGCAGAATTACGGCAGGAATTCATTCGTCAGGAAGATCAGCTTCATGAATACAAGAAGAATAATACTTACCTTACAAGGAGATTGGAATATGATAG tcTGCAGTGTGGGCAACAGATCAAAGAAATGAGACTgcaacatgaagaaaatataaagaaattagTGGACCAAGTTATACGGGAACAAAAG gCCACACAGAAAATTCAGTCCAGTAAAGGCACTGAAGTCAGTCTCAATGATGATGACCAAGCAGTATCTAAGACTGTTCtggaaacagaagataaaaacacagtaaagaaTGAAGAGCCTTCAGATCATGCTGTAGATGgcaaag agaaaatcAAATTAGGAGGAGATGCAGGCATGCCTGAAATAGAAGATAATGACCCTGCTAAAGCTGAAGATACTCCCACTG ctttaaagAAGCCActtatttcagctcttcaaAGCGAAGGTCGTCAACCTGTTATGAATCTGCCAACTGAACAGCCCCATGCTCCAAATCTGGCTCCAG GTTTGCACACTGATAGTGATGGAAATGCTGATACAGTGAAGCAGATACCTCCAAATTCTCTTCAGCatttaaattttgaagaaaatacagaaaatcagaaagaaaacaaaattaaaacagacCATATAAAACTTCCAAAGAGCAGAGTTAGCGACTTGCAGAAGATGAAGCAAA ATGATGAAGAACGAGATCTTCAAAATGACCTTGTTGAATATGGCAAGCCACGCTTCAGTGATGGTGTTCTTTAA
- the GOLM2 gene encoding protein GOLM2 isoform X1: MVGFGANRRGGRLPSFAFVALLVVVAVLAFNCWSASSRQALLQEELAELQSQAKRTEVARGRLEKRNADLLGKVDSHRKQLEQREADYSHLSSQLQAREGQVKKCEESKIKLQNNISYQMADIHRLKEQLAELRQEFIRQEDQLHEYKKNNTYLTRRLEYDSLQCGQQIKEMRLQHEENIKKLVDQVIREQKATQKIQSSKGTEVSLNDDDQAVSKTVLETEDKNTVKNEEPSDHAVDGKEKIKLGGDAGMPEIEDNDPAKAEDTPTALKKPLISALQSEGRQPVMNLPTEQPHAPNLAPGLHTDSDGNADTVKQIPPNSLQHLNFEENTENQKENKIKTDHIKLPKSRVSDLQKMKQSRFFDENESPVDPQQGSKLADYNGDDGNVGEYEADKQAELAYNEEEDGDGGEEDVQDDEERDLQNDLVEYGKPRFSDGVL, from the exons ATGGTGGGCTTCGGGGCCAACAGGAGGGGCGGCCGTCTGCCTTCCTTCGCCTTCGTGGCGCTGCTCGTGGTGGTGGCCGTCCTCGCCTTCAACTGCTGGAGCGCCTCGTCCCGCCAGgccctgctgcaggaggagctggcggagctgcagagccaggccAAGCGCACGGAGGTGGCCCGCGGGCGGCTGGAGAAGAGGAACGCCGACCTGCTGGGCAAGGTGGACTcgcacaggaagcagctggagcagagggaggcCGACTACAGCCACCTGAGCAGCCAGCTGCAAGCCCGAGAGGGCCAGGTGAAGAAGTGCGAGGAGAGCAAG attaaGTTGCAGAACAACATATCGTATCAAATGGCAGATATACATCGTTTAAAGG AACAACTAGCAGAATTACGGCAGGAATTCATTCGTCAGGAAGATCAGCTTCATGAATACAAGAAGAATAATACTTACCTTACAAGGAGATTGGAATATGATAG tcTGCAGTGTGGGCAACAGATCAAAGAAATGAGACTgcaacatgaagaaaatataaagaaattagTGGACCAAGTTATACGGGAACAAAAG gCCACACAGAAAATTCAGTCCAGTAAAGGCACTGAAGTCAGTCTCAATGATGATGACCAAGCAGTATCTAAGACTGTTCtggaaacagaagataaaaacacagtaaagaaTGAAGAGCCTTCAGATCATGCTGTAGATGgcaaag agaaaatcAAATTAGGAGGAGATGCAGGCATGCCTGAAATAGAAGATAATGACCCTGCTAAAGCTGAAGATACTCCCACTG ctttaaagAAGCCActtatttcagctcttcaaAGCGAAGGTCGTCAACCTGTTATGAATCTGCCAACTGAACAGCCCCATGCTCCAAATCTGGCTCCAG GTTTGCACACTGATAGTGATGGAAATGCTGATACAGTGAAGCAGATACCTCCAAATTCTCTTCAGCatttaaattttgaagaaaatacagaaaatcagaaagaaaacaaaattaaaacagacCATATAAAACTTCCAAAGAGCAGAGTTAGCGACTTGCAGAAGATGAAGCAAA GCCGATTCTTTGATGAGAATGAATCCCCTGTTGATCCGCAGCAGGGCTCTAAACTGGCAGATTATAATGGGGATGATGGTAACGTGGGTGAGTATGAGGCAGACAAACAGGCTGAACTGGCTTACAATGAGGAAGAGGATGGTGATGGTGGAGAAGAAGACGTCCAAG ATGATGAAGAACGAGATCTTCAAAATGACCTTGTTGAATATGGCAAGCCACGCTTCAGTGATGGTGTTCTTTAA
- the GOLM2 gene encoding protein GOLM2 isoform X2: MVGFGANRRGGRLPSFAFVALLVVVAVLAFNCWSASSRQALLQEELAELQSQAKRTEVARGRLEKRNADLLGKVDSHRKQLEQREADYSHLSSQLQAREGQVKKCEESKIKLQNNISYQMADIHRLKEQLAELRQEFIRQEDQLHEYKKNNTYLTRRLEYDSLQCGQQIKEMRLQHEENIKKLVDQVIREQKATQKIQSSKGTEVSLNDDDQAVSKTVLETEDKNTVKNEEPSDHAVDGKEKIKLGGDAGMPEIEDNDPAKAEDTPTALQSEGRQPVMNLPTEQPHAPNLAPGLHTDSDGNADTVKQIPPNSLQHLNFEENTENQKENKIKTDHIKLPKSRVSDLQKMKQSRFFDENESPVDPQQGSKLADYNGDDGNVGEYEADKQAELAYNEEEDGDGGEEDVQDDEERDLQNDLVEYGKPRFSDGVL; encoded by the exons ATGGTGGGCTTCGGGGCCAACAGGAGGGGCGGCCGTCTGCCTTCCTTCGCCTTCGTGGCGCTGCTCGTGGTGGTGGCCGTCCTCGCCTTCAACTGCTGGAGCGCCTCGTCCCGCCAGgccctgctgcaggaggagctggcggagctgcagagccaggccAAGCGCACGGAGGTGGCCCGCGGGCGGCTGGAGAAGAGGAACGCCGACCTGCTGGGCAAGGTGGACTcgcacaggaagcagctggagcagagggaggcCGACTACAGCCACCTGAGCAGCCAGCTGCAAGCCCGAGAGGGCCAGGTGAAGAAGTGCGAGGAGAGCAAG attaaGTTGCAGAACAACATATCGTATCAAATGGCAGATATACATCGTTTAAAGG AACAACTAGCAGAATTACGGCAGGAATTCATTCGTCAGGAAGATCAGCTTCATGAATACAAGAAGAATAATACTTACCTTACAAGGAGATTGGAATATGATAG tcTGCAGTGTGGGCAACAGATCAAAGAAATGAGACTgcaacatgaagaaaatataaagaaattagTGGACCAAGTTATACGGGAACAAAAG gCCACACAGAAAATTCAGTCCAGTAAAGGCACTGAAGTCAGTCTCAATGATGATGACCAAGCAGTATCTAAGACTGTTCtggaaacagaagataaaaacacagtaaagaaTGAAGAGCCTTCAGATCATGCTGTAGATGgcaaag agaaaatcAAATTAGGAGGAGATGCAGGCATGCCTGAAATAGAAGATAATGACCCTGCTAAAGCTGAAGATACTCCCACTG ctcttcaaAGCGAAGGTCGTCAACCTGTTATGAATCTGCCAACTGAACAGCCCCATGCTCCAAATCTGGCTCCAG GTTTGCACACTGATAGTGATGGAAATGCTGATACAGTGAAGCAGATACCTCCAAATTCTCTTCAGCatttaaattttgaagaaaatacagaaaatcagaaagaaaacaaaattaaaacagacCATATAAAACTTCCAAAGAGCAGAGTTAGCGACTTGCAGAAGATGAAGCAAA GCCGATTCTTTGATGAGAATGAATCCCCTGTTGATCCGCAGCAGGGCTCTAAACTGGCAGATTATAATGGGGATGATGGTAACGTGGGTGAGTATGAGGCAGACAAACAGGCTGAACTGGCTTACAATGAGGAAGAGGATGGTGATGGTGGAGAAGAAGACGTCCAAG ATGATGAAGAACGAGATCTTCAAAATGACCTTGTTGAATATGGCAAGCCACGCTTCAGTGATGGTGTTCTTTAA